From a single Deltaproteobacteria bacterium genomic region:
- a CDS encoding CsbD family protein produces MLDRLKGKAKEAYGNLTHDTSKKVEGQADQARGDYETKKGEVKENVKDKIDQV; encoded by the coding sequence ATGCTCGACCGCCTGAAGGGCAAGGCCAAGGAGGCGTACGGAAACCTCACCCACGATACGAGCAAGAAGGTTGAGGGCCAGGCCGACCAGGCGCGCGGCGACTACGAGACGAAGAAGGGCGAAGTGAAGGAGAACGTGAAGGACAAGATCGACCAGGTCTGA